GCCTACCTGCAACAGGTCTTGCTGGGCCAGCTCTTGCAGCAGTTCTGCCGCCTGGGCGGCATTGGCCGCTGACCGCGCAAAGGTCTCCCGAAAGGACGGGAAGGCAGACTCGAGGATCGGGAGCAGTTGCGCCCTGATGCGGTTGCGGGTGTAGCGCTCGTCGCGGTTGGTGGGGTCTTCCACCCACGCTTGGCCCTGCGCCTTCAACCACTGGCGCACATCCGACGCGGCCACCTGCAGCAAAGGACGATGCCAGACCAGCCCTCCCCGCTCCCACTGGGCCGGCATGGCGGCAAGGCCCGCGACGCCCGCTCCGCGCGACAGGGCCAGCAACAGGGTTTCGACCTGGTCATCGGCGTGCTGTGCGATTGCTATGGATTGAATAGCACCCAAGACATGATCTTCTAGCGCTACAGCCGTCAAAGCCTGGTATCTGGCTTGCCGGGCAGCATCCTCCGGGCTCTGACCGGGCGCTGGGCGCGCATCCAGCCTCTGCACGCGCAAAGGCACACCCAGCTGGCCGCACAAGGCCACGCAATGCTGCTCAAATCCGTCGGCAGCCGCCTGCAGCCCATGGTGTACGTGGATGGCCAACACCTGCCCTGGCCAGCGGCGCGCACAGGCCAGCAGCAACGCAGTCGAGTCCGCTCCGCCGCTCAACGCCACCGCCAGAGGTAAGGCGGGCGCGAACGCTTGCAGGGCGACATCCATGGATTGGGTCATGGCGCCTGGCTTCCTGGCTCCGCAGGCCCAGCGCTCGGACCGGCAGCCCCTGGAAACGACTTGGGGCTAACAGAGTCTGGACAGGGGCAACAGTTCATGGGCGCCGATTATCGCGGAGCCCCTCACTCCGGCAGCAAGGTGCATTCGGGGCGCCGCGACGCCCCTTGCAACTCAACCGCCCGGCGGGGACAGCCGTGGCGCAACGTGGGCGGAGTCGGTAGTGGACAGACGAAAGGTCGCCACCACCTCCGACAGCCGCACCGACTGATCCTTCAGACTCTGCGCCGCTGCAGCGCTCTCTTCCACCAGCGCTGCGTTCTGCTGGGTCATCTGGTCGAGTTGGGCCACGGCCTGCCCCACCTCGTTGATGCTGGTGCTCTGCTCGTTGGTGGACGCGGTGATCTCGGCCATGATGTCCGTCACGCGCTGCACCGAGGTCACGATGTCGGTCATCGTGGTGCCCGCGTCGTGCACCAGCCGCGAGCCGTTTTCCACCTGCTCGACCGACGTATTGATCAAGGTCTTGATCTCGCGGGCCGCTTCGGCACTGCGCTGGGCCAGACTGCGCACCTCACCCGCCACCACCGCAAAGCCCCGGCCCTGCTCGCCTGCGCGCGCGGCCTCCACCGCTGCGTTGAGCGCGAGGATGTTGGTCTGAAACGCAATGCCGTCAATGACGCCGATGATGTCGTTGATCTTGCGCGAGGCCGCATTGATCTGGTCCATGGTGGTCACTACATTGCCCACCACCTGACCGCCGTGCTGCGCAACGCTGGAGGCCTGGGCAACCAGTTGGTTGGCCTGCCGCGCAGAGTCTGCGTTGTGCCGCACCGTTTCGGTCAGCTGCTGCATGGAGGCCGAGGTCTGCTGCAGGCTGGATGCCGTGAGTTCGGTACGCCCGCTCAGGTCGTGATTGCCGGTGGCGATCTCTTCGGCGGCCACACGCACCGAGCTGCTGGCGTCCCGGATCTGCGCCAGCACGCCAGAGAGCTTGCCCGCAAAACTGTTGAAGCTGCCGGCGATCTGGGCCAGTTCATCCTCGCCGTGCGCGTCAATGCGGCGTGACAGGTCGCCGTCGCCCGCGCCGATTTCGTGCATGGCATCGCGCACCAGCGTGAGCTGGCGCAGGCGCCGGGTGAGCACCACCCCCAGCAGCGCCACGGCCACGACCAGCACCAGCACACTGGAGATCAGCGATGTGGCCAACATGGCGCGGATCGGCGCCATGGCTTCGCTCTCGTCAAGGGCCACGACCAGCATCCAGGACGTGCCAGCGATCGGCACCACACTCAGCAGGCGGCTGCGCCCGGCGATGTCGGTCGGCAGCAGTCCTTTGTTCTTGGCAGCAGCCAGCAGCGGCTCGATCGCGAGGTCTTTGGAGAGTTCGGTGATGGGCTTGAGCGTGAGCCCCTGGTCTTTGTGGGCGATGATTTTGCCGTCCGCGGACACCAGAAAGGCAAAGCTTTGCGGCGTGGGCTGGATGGACGCGACATTGGCCACGACCGATTCCATGTACACGTCCCCGGCAGCCACCCCCTTGAGTGCGGAGCCCGCACCCACCGGCGTCGCAAAGGTCACCACCAGTTTCTGGTCGGAGGCCGAGATGTAGGGCGGCGTGACCACGGACGCGCCAGCCTGGGCAGCCTGCTTGTACCAGGGGCGCGCAGTGGGGTCGTAGTCGGCGGGGAGGTTGCGGGCTTCGGAGAAAACGTACTTTTTGTCTGCGTAGCCAAAGTACGCCGTGCTGAACTTGCCCGCATCACGCAGCATGGCCAGGGATTTGGCGGGCTCAGGCTCTTCAAACGCGGCGATGGAGGCCGCGATGATGCCAGCCTTCGCGCGGGTCCACTCTTCGATGGCCTCCGCATGGCTCTTGGCGGTGGCCTGCCCCTCCTCTGCCAACGCCACCCGCGCTTGTGCGCGGGCGGAGAAATAGTTGACCAGCGTAAGCACCAACAGGGCTGCCACCATACAGGCGGCAGACACCACCAGGATCTGGCCCTTGAGCGTCTTCAGAAGCGACATGGAGCACCCCTTCAACCGCCCGCGCAGGCGGTGTTCGAAGATGTTACATCCGGTAGCATTCTGCGCGCCAGAGGGGAGATAGGCGCCGCCTGAACGATTCAGCGCCAAAAAAAACAACGACCCCGAAGGGTCGTTGAAAGCGCACCGGACTGGTGCAAAAGCCCCGGCCAGCGCCGGGCTCAAGGCTGCTCAGCGGGCGTCTGCCTTGGTGTCGCTGAACCGGCCGTAGCTCTGCAGGCGCTCGTAGCGGCGGTCCAGCAGGTCCTTGGTCTTGAGGTCGGCCACCTGGCGGAAGGCATCGCCCAGCGCGCGCTTGAGAAAGGCCGCCATCTGCTTGTGGTCACGGTGGGCGCCGCCCACAGGCTCGCTCACGATCTTGTCCACCAGGCCCAGGGCCTTGAGACGGTGGGCGGTGATGCCCAGGGCGTCGGCAGCCTCTTGCGCCTTCTCACTGGTCTTCCAGAGGATGGACGCGCAACCTTCGGGGCTGATGACCGAGTAGATGGCGTACTGCAGCATCACAACCTGGTCGGCCACGCTGATGGCCAGGGCGCCGCCGGAGCCACCTTCGCCGATGATGGTGGTGATGATGGGCACTTCGAGCTGCGCCATCTCGAAGATGTTGCGGCCAATGGCTTCGGACTGGCCGCGTTCCTCGGCATCGATGCCGGGGTAGGCGCCGGGCGTGTCCACAAAGGTGAACACGGGCAGCTTGAACTTCTCGGCCGTCTTCATCAGGCGCAGGGCCTTGCGATAGCCCTCGGGCTTGCTCATGCCGAAGTTGCGCATAGCGCGCTCCTTCGTGTCACGGCCCTTCTGGTGGCCAATGACCATGCAGGCGTGCCCGTTGAAGCGGGCCAGGCCACCCACGATGGACAGGTCATCCGCATAGTGGCGGTCGCCGTGCAGCTCGACGAAGTCGGTGAAGATGTCGCGCACGTAGTCGAGCGTGTAGGGGCGCTCGGGGTGGCGGGCGATCTTGGTGATCTGCCAGGGCGACAGTTCGCTGTAGATGTCTTTGGTGAGCTGCTGGCTCTTTTTGCTCAGCTGGTCGATCTCTTCCGAGATATCGACGGCACTCTCGGTCTGCACGTAGCGCAGTTCTTCAATTTTGGACTCCAGCTCGGCGATGGGCTGCTCGAAATCCAGAAAGGTCTTTTTCGCCAACGTTTTTCTCCTTGGGGATCGCACCCGGCGGGGTTGCCACGAATGGCACGCACTGTAACCGGCGTGCCTGCAGTGGTGTCAATAGGTTACAGGCAGGGGGTCCAGAGACCGCCAAATATACCAAGTCGCGACGCTGCACCAGGGCTTCCAGGCCTCGGCCACCTCGCGCGCGTCGCTGCGGCTCACCGGGTCGCCAGAGAAGTAATTCTGGCTGATCCCGCTGATCAACCCCGGGTCGTCCAGGGGCAAAACATTGGGCCGCATCAAATAGAAGATCAAAAACATCTCGGCCGTCCAGCGGCCAATGCCCCGGATGGCCACCAGCTCGGCAATGATGGCCTCGTCGTCCATGGCGGCCCAGTCCTTGACGTGCAGCTTGCCGCCCTCAAAGTGCATGGCCAGGTCCACCAGGTAGTCCACCTTGCGGGCCGACAGGCCTGCGGCCCGCATGTCATCGATCTTGAGCTTGAGCACGCTGGCGGGTTTCATGCCGCGCGGCAGCAGCGCCACAAAACGCTCCCACACGGCCTGCGCTGAAGCCACGGACACTTGCTGGCCCACGATGGAACGCGCTAGGGTGATGAAGGGGTCGCCCTTGGTCTGCAGCGCAGCGTCGCCAAACTGCGGGATCAGGCGCTTCATCACCCGGTCTTTTTTCACCAGGTGCTTGCACGCCTCGGCCCAGTAGTCGGGCGTGGCCAGCACCAGCGACGGCGCCACAGCGTCACCCGCTATCTTTTTAGAAGCTGCCACCGCTTATTCCACCTGCACTACTGGCATATTTGGCTTCAAAACCATGCTCATTGGGCAGCTTCCCATGTGGTGCCGGCGGCAGAGTCCTTGAGCACGATGCCCTGGGCCAGCAAGTGGTTGCGAATGCGGTCGGCCTCGGCAAAGTTCTTGGCCGCCTTGGCTGCGGCCCGGGCGGCAATCTGCGCCTGAATCTCGGCCTCATCCACCCCCGCCGCACCCGACTGAAGAAACGCTTGCGGGTCGCCCTGCAAGATGCCCAGGCAACCACCCAGCGCCTTCAGCAGCCCGGCCAGTTCGGCTGAGCGGGTCTTGTTGACCTCGCTCGCCAGGTCGAACAGCACGGCCACCGCCTCGGGCGTGCCAAAGTCCTCGTCCATCGCGGCCTTGAAGCGGGCTGCGTAGGGGCTGGTCCAGTCGATGGACGCCACCTGCGCCGGGGTCACCAGGCTGAGGGCCGTGTAGAGACGCTTGAGCGCCTGGCGTGCGTCGTCGAGGTGGGCATCGCTGTAGTTCAGCGCGCTGCGGTAATGGGCCCGCACGATAAAAAAGCGCACCGTCTCGGCATCGTACGTCTTGAGCACGTCGCGGATGGTGAAGAAGTTGCCCAGGCTCTTGGACATCTTCTCGTTGTCCACCCGCACAAAGCCGTTGTGCACCCAGAATTTGGCCAGCGGCTTGCCCGTGGCGCCTTCGCTCTGGGCGATTTCGTTCTCGTGGTGGGGGAATTGCAGATCCGCGCCGCCACCGTGGATGTCGAAGGTTTCGCCCAGCGTGGCGCAGCTCATGGCCGAGCATTCGATGTGCCAGCCGGGCCGGCCCGCACCAAAAGCGCTGTCCCACTTGGCCTCGGGCGGCTCCTCGGGCTTGGCGGACTTCCACAGCACAAAGTCGAGCGGGTCTTCCTTGCCGTCCAGCACGGCCACCCGCTCGCCGGCGCGCAGCTCGTCCAGCGACTTGCCCGAGAGCTTGCCGTAGCCCTCGAACTTGCGCACCGAGTAGTTCACGTCCCCGTTGCTCGCCCGGTAGGCAAGGCCCTTGCCTTCCAGCTGGCCGATGAGCGAGAGCATCTGGGGCACATATTCGGTAGCACGGGGCTCGACCGACGGCGGCTCGATGCCCAAGAGGCCGATGTCCTGGTGCATCGCTGCAATCATCTCGTCGGTGAGCTGGCGGATGGTGATGCCCCGCTCCAGCGCGCGCTTGATGATCTTGTCGTCGATGTCGGTGATGTTGCGCACATAGGTCACGCGCAGGCCGCTGGCCTTGAGCCAGCGCTGCACCACGTCAAACGCCATCATCATGCGGGCGTGGCCGATGTGGCACAGGTCGTAAATGGTCATGCCGCACACATACATGCGCACATGGCCAGGTTCGAGCGGGGAAAAGTCCTCCAATGCACGCGACAGCGTGTTGTAGATGCGCAAACTCATGGGATTTCAGTAACGGGAGACTTGATGGGGGTGGGTGAGCGCCTGAGACTCACCCGGCAGCAGCGGAACTCAGCCCTGGGAAGGGGGTGGCCCGGCAAGGGGCGTCCAGCAAAATCACCAGCGGCAACAGCGTACCGTCATGACAACCCCCTCAGCTACAATCCGCCGCAGTATAAGCCCCCGCCCGGGCTGGCTGCCGCCCAACTCCTTTGTACCCCCATGAAGCAAGTCCGACGCACACTCCCACGCCTCCTGCGCCTTCTGGCACTGACCGCCCTGATGGGCACGGGTGTGGTCCACGCGGACGACTATGCCGACATCACCCAGCTGCTCAAGGCGGGCAAGGCGTCCGAGGCGCTGGCCAAGGCCGACCAGCGCCTGGCTGCCAACCCGCGTGACCCCCAACTGCGCTTCTTGCGCGGCGTGGCCCAGACGGACTCGGGCAAGCAGGCCGACGCCATCGCCACCTTCACCAAGCTCACCGAAGAGTACCCTGAGCTGCCCGAGCCCTACAACAACCTGGCCGTGCTGTATGCCAACCAGAATCAGCTGGACAAGGCCCGCACAGCGCTGGAAATGGCGATCCGCACCAACCCCAGCTACGCCACCGCGCAGGAAAACCTGGGCGACATTTACGCCAAGCTGGCCAGCCAGGCCTACAACAAGGCGCTGCAGCTGGATGCCAACAACGCCAACTCCGTCAAACCCAAGCTGGCGCTGATCCGCGAGCTGTTCTCCAACGAGCCCGGTAGCAAGGCCGGTCGCCCTGCCGCCGCCGCACCAGCCCCCGCCGTGGTGGTGACCCAGCGTCCCGCAGCCGCTCCTGCGCCCACGCCAGCCCCCGCCCCTGTAGCGGCTGCACCAGCGCCGGCCACCCCGGCTCCGGCACCTGCCCCGACTCCAGCGCCTGCGGCCGCCCCGGCACCAGCGGCCAGCACTGCAGCGGCGCCCGCGCCGGCCCCTGCCGCAGCAGCGGCGGCTGACGCGTCCACCCAGGCGGTGACCGCCGCCGTTCAGGCTTGGGCAGCAGCCTGGGCCGCCAAGGACATGAAGGCTTATCTGGGCGCCTACGACAAGTCGTTCGACCCGCCAGGCCGCCAGGGCCGTGCTGCCTGGGAGAAGGAGCGCGAGGCGCGCATCGTCGGCAAGTCCAAGATCAGCGTGAAGCTGTCCGACATCAACGTGTCGGTGCAAGGCGACAAGGCCACCGCCCGTTTCCGCCAGGCCTACAGCGCTGATTCGCTCAACGTCAGCAGCCGCAAGACCCTGGACCTGGTCCACAACAACGGTCGCTGGACCATCGTCCGCGAATCCACGGGCGGTTGACCATGCTCCCCGAGGCGGCGCCTGCGCCTTCCGCGCGGGCTTTTTTTTTGCCCCAGCGCAAAGCTGATTGATGTTTCGCATGTTCGTGCCCTTGACCTCCCCGGGCCGCCAGGCCGCATCGGCAATGCTGCTGCTGCTGGGCACCTCGCTGGTCACGCCCGCCCTGCCGCAGGGCGCCAAGGCACGGCGTGCGGCCGCTGCGCACGCAGCATCCACCACGCCCCCTGTCGCCCCCGCGCCGGCAGAGTTGCGTGACGGCCAGGCGGAGGCCCGCCTCATGGCGGTCTACAAGCTGGTAGCCGAAGGGCGCGGGCGGGAAGCCCTGGCACAGGCAGAAAGCCTGGCGCGCGACTACCCCAACTTCCAGCTGGCCCAACTGGCGGTCGGCGACCTGCTCATGTCGCGCACGCGGCCGCTGCGGCACCTGGGCGATGTGGCCCCCGAGCCGGACTCGGCCCGCAGCATCCAGGCCGCTGCGGCACTGGCCGAACTGCGCACCGAATCGCGCCAGCGTGTGGATGCGCAACGCAGCCGCCCCCCCGCCAACGCCATCCCCGCGCAGTTCCTGGAGCTGTCGCCCCGCTCGCGCCACGCCATTGCGGTGGACACCTCGCGCTCGCGGCTGTACCTCTTTGAAAACACCGCGCAGGGCCTGCGGCTGGTGGCCGACTATTACGCCTCGGTGGGCAAGCTCGGTATCGAAAAAGAGGTGGAGGGCGACCAGCGCACGCCGCTGGGGGTGTACTTCATCACCAGCCGCCTGGACCCGGCCAAGCTCAAGGACTTTTACGGCGCGGGCGCCCTGCCCATCAACTACCCCAACCCCCTGGACCAGAGCCGGGGCAAGACCGGCAGCGGCATCTGGCTGCATGGCACGCCGCCCGACCAGTTCTCGCGCGCGCCCTTGGCCACCGACGGCTGCCTGGTGCTGGCCAACCCCGACCTCGAACGCATCCTGCGCACGGTGGAGCCCCGCTCCACCCCCGTGGTCATTGCGCGGCAGCTGCAATGGGTACAACCCCACAGCGTGGCCGCCGACCGCAAATCGTTCGACGCGGTGCTCAATGCCTGGCGCACCGCCAAGACGGAAGGGGACATGAAGCGCCTGCTGGGCTTTTATGCGCCCGACTTCCAGAGCTACCGCAAGAAGCCGCTGGAAGAATGGACCCAGGTGCTGCAGGCCGAGGCCCGCGCCCTCAAGGGACGGGAACTCCAGCTCAAGGACAAGTCTTACCTGCGGTGGACAGACTCGGCCGACACCATGGTGGTAACGTTCGGCGAAGTCGCTGAAGGCGCACGCACGGGGCCGGTCAAGCGCCAGTACTGGACGCGCCGCGGCCAACAATGGCAGATCTTTTTCGAAGGAGTGATTGGATGATTTCCAGAAGAAATTCGACGGTAGCGCTGGCAAGTATTGCCCTGGCTGCTATGTTTACAGTAGCACCCGCCCAGGCGCAAGACGCTCCCAAGGTCAAGCTGGCCACGTCGATGGGTGACATCGTGGTGCAGCTCGATGCGGCCAAGGCTCCCAAGACGGTCGAGAACTTCCTGGCCTATGTGAACAGCAAGCACTACGACGGCACGATCTTCCACCGAGTGATCGACGGCTTCATGATCCAGGGCGGCGGCTTCACCCCCGACATGCAGCAAAAGCCCACCAAGGCACCCATTCCGCTCGAAGCCAAGAACGGCCTCAAGAACGACACCTACACCATCGCCATGGCGCGCACCGGTGATCCCAACTCGGCCACTTCGCAGTTCTTCATCAATGTGAAGGACAACGCCATGCTCAATGCCCCCAGCCCCGACGGCCACGGCTATGCCGTGTTCGGCAAGGTGGTCGAAGGCACCGCCGTGGTGGACAAGATCAAGGCTGTGGCCACCGGCAACAAGGGCCCGCACCAGAACGTGCCCAACACCCCTATGACCATCAACTCCGCCACCGTGGTGAAGTAATTTTTTGAAGAAAGCACTGCAATGAGCAATCCACAAGTTGAACTCCACGTGACCATCAACGTGGCCGAGACCGCCACCCAGGGCGTGATCACCCTGGAACTGGACGCCGAGAAAGCCCCCAAGTCCACCGCCAACTTCCTGAGCTATGTGAACAGCGGTTTCTACAACGGCACCGTGTTCCACCGCGTGATCAAGAACTTCATGATCCAGGGCGGCGGCATGACGGCCGACATGAAGCAAAAGGAAACCCAGGCCCCCATCGAGAACGAAGCTAAGAACGGCCTGAAGAACGACAAGTACACCGTCGCCATGGCCCGCACTGGCGACCCCCACAGCGCCACTGCGCAGTTCTTCATCAACACGGTGGACAACGCCTTCCTGAACCACAGCTCGCCCACCGCCCAAGGCTGGGGCTACGCCGTGTTCGGCAAGGTCGTGAAGGGCCAGGACGTGGTGGACGCCATCAAGGCCGTGCGCACCACCCGCAAGGGCTTCCATGACGACGTGCCTTTTGACGCCGTCGTGATCGACAAGGCCGTGGCTCTGTAAATCCACCGCCTGGTCCGGGCCTTGACTGCCGACCCGTTGACGACCGTGCCCCTGTTCGAGGAGCTTGCCGCTCCACCGCACTGGCGCACGGTCGATTTCATTTCAGACCTGCACCTGCAGGCCAGCGAGCCCGCCACGGTGGCCGCATTCCAGCAGTATCTCGAAGGCACGACGGCAGACGCCCTCTTTATTCTGGGCGACCTGTTCGAAGTGTGGGTGGGCGACGATGCCATGAGCGAGCCCGGCAGCTTCGAAGCCCGGGGCTGCGCCCTCCTTCGGGCCGCCGCACAGCGCCTGCCGGTGTACTTCATGCATGGCAACCGCGACTTTCTGGCGGGCCCTGCTTTCTTGGCTGGGTGCGGCATCACCGGGCTGGCAGACCCCACAGTCCTGGCCTTTGGCGGCCAGCGGTATGTCCTGAGCCACGGCGACCTGCTGTGCCTGGACGATGTGGACTACCAGCGCTTTCGCCTGCAGGCGCGCAGCGCCGCCTGGCAGCAGCAGTTTCTGACCCAGCCCTTGGCCACGCGCCGCGTGCAGGCGCGCGGCATCCGCCAGGAGAGCGAGGCGCGCAAGCAGTCTGGGGCCACGTACGCCGATGTGGACGGCCCCGCCGCCGTCGCCTGGCTGCAGGCCGCTGGCGCACACACCCTCATCCACGGCCACACCCACCGGCCGGCCCACCATGTGCTGGCCCCGGGGCTGCAGCGCGTGGTGCTGAGCGACTGGGATGCTGCGGCATTCCCCCCCCGTCTGGAAACACTGCGTTTGTCCAGCGCGGGCTTGGAACGGCTGTCCCTGGCCCCCAAGTAACAGCGGTCATGAACTGAGCGGGCCCACCTCCCGCAGCCCGATCGCCATGCCCCCCTTGCTCAACCGCCTCTGGCGCCGCGTGCGCGCCACCGTGGCTCCGGTGCCGGACATCTCGGCCACGCTGTGGCTGCAGACCGTGCAGCGCTACCCGTTTCTGGCCGCGCTGTCGCTGCACGACCAGGCCAAGCTGCGCGTGCTGAGCGCCCTCTTCTTGCACCACAAGGAATTCCACGGTGCCCATGGCCTCGTGGTGACCGACGCCATGGCCATCGACATTGCCGCGCAGGCCTGCCTGCCCCTGCTGCACTGGGGCGACCCCGCAAAGGCACTCGACTGGTACGACGATTTTGTGGGCATCGTGCTGCACCCCGGCGAAGCCGTGGCCCGTCGCCAGACGATGGACGAAGCGGGCGTGGTGCACGAGCACACCCAGGTGCTGCTGGGCGAGGCCATGGAGCGCGGCCCCATCATGCTCAGCTGGCAGCATGTGAGCAACGCCACCGAGAACACGGCGCGCGGACACAACGTGGTGGTGCACGAGTTCGTGCACAAGCTCGACATGAAAAACGGCCAACCCAACGGCTGCCCGCCCTTGCCCGCAGGCTTTATGGGCGCACGCACCGGCCGTGCGGCGTATGAAGCGTGGTGGGCAGCCTGGGAGCCCGCCTACGAACAGTTTCGCGAGCGCGTGATCATGGCCGAGCGCTTCGGCGCCGAACGGCCCTGGCTGGACGCGTACGGCGCCACCTCGCAGTCCGAATTCTTTGCCGTGGCCTGCGAGGCGTACTTTGTAAACCGCGAACGGTTTTCCCAGGAGTTTCCGGGATTGATGCCAGTGCTGGATGCGTTCTTCCAGCGCCCTGCGGGCTGAGCTTGGCCGCATGCGTAGGGGCCCACGCCAGTCATAGACTGATTGGAGTCGCAGCGCCTGCCGCCGCCGGTGTATGCAAGCGCAGTCACTCAGACTGCAGCCGTGCTCCAGGGCGCCGCCTCAAGCGCCCAGAGCGCTTTCCACCGCCTGCTTGGCTTCTTCCAGACTGCTGAAAAACTGGGTGGGCTGCGGCATGGCCTTGGGCAGATGGGCGGGCGGCGGCCACAGGCGGTCGTCTGTCCAGGCGGCGGTCCACCCGCCAATGTCTTTGCGCTTGATGGAGCAAAGTGCTTGCCCGTCCACGTTGGCTATCCAGGTGGT
Above is a window of Acidovorax sp. KKS102 DNA encoding:
- a CDS encoding zinc-dependent peptidase, yielding MPPLLNRLWRRVRATVAPVPDISATLWLQTVQRYPFLAALSLHDQAKLRVLSALFLHHKEFHGAHGLVVTDAMAIDIAAQACLPLLHWGDPAKALDWYDDFVGIVLHPGEAVARRQTMDEAGVVHEHTQVLLGEAMERGPIMLSWQHVSNATENTARGHNVVVHEFVHKLDMKNGQPNGCPPLPAGFMGARTGRAAYEAWWAAWEPAYEQFRERVIMAERFGAERPWLDAYGATSQSEFFAVACEAYFVNRERFSQEFPGLMPVLDAFFQRPAG